Below is a genomic region from Pseudomonadota bacterium.
CCGGCGATGGCGGTAGCCGATTCGGCCTCCATGACGAGCGTGCCGTCGGCGCCTTGGGTAAAGCCACTTGTGCCGCCGCCCCCGTCATTGCCGCCCGTACTGCCGCTGCCTGAGTCGCCGCCGCCGGAATTGCCGCCGCCAGTGTCTCCACCCCCTGTGCCTGGGTCAGCGGGCGCAGACGCGGAGCGGTCCCAACGCGCGACCAGCTTGCCGCCCGCGTAGTGGTAGTCGCTGTGGACGTCGTTGGTCGGGTCCGAGCGGTGTCTGAGGACGCCGTCGGCGCCGTAGACGTTGTACACGTGGTGGGTGCCGTTGGACGTGCGTACCCGCCGACCGTGGCCGTCGTAGCGGTAGCTTGTGGTCGTGGCCGATGCGCCGGTTGTCGTGGTTTGGGTGATTTGATTGGCGCTGTTGTAGCTCGCGTTTAGCTTGCCGTTCCAGGTGATGTTTCCACGGGGATCGTGGCTAAAGCTGCTTCGGGCGAGCGGGCCGCCTGAGATCGATGTGATCTCATTGTCGGTGTTGTAGTTGTAGTTTGAGGTCGTGCCATTGACCCTCACCCAGTCGATGTTGTCCACCGCGTCGTAAGCATACTCGTAGGTGCCGTAGGGGCCGCCGGTGACGCGGGTGAGTCGGTGCTGGTTGTCGTAGGCCATGCGCAGGTTTTGCGTCGCATCGCCGGTGATGTCGATCTGACTGACGTTCCTCGCGGCGTCGTAGCCGTAGTCGTGGCGAGCAAAGGGCCCCGACCCACTTGAACGGCGTGTATGCAGCACATCAGGCAAGTGGTTGCGTGTCAGCGTTTGCGAGACTGACATGGCGCCCAGGCTGCCGGTGTTGAGTTGGCCGTTTGGCCAGTACCGCAACCCGGAGGCTAGGGTTTTACCCCCGCCAGCAATGCGTGAGGGCCGCCCCAGCCCGTCGGGTGAGAAGGCGTAGTTCACGCCGCTGGGGTAGGTGAGGGAGCTCAGGTTGCCGAGGCTGTCGCGGCCGTACTGGAGAACATAATTTCTGCCGTCGACAGTCAGCGTTTCGCGCGTCAGTTGGTCCTCGAGATCGTAGGTGTAGGTAGTCGACGCGCCGCCTGTGACCGTGGCGCGCTGCAGGGTACCTGTCGGGTGGTAGCTGAAGGTGCGGTCGGTGTTTGTGCCGTCGAAGTTTTCCGCGCTGAGCTGGTTTTCGTTGGTGTAGCTGTAGGTGGTTGTTTGATTGCCGACTCGGCGCGTTTTCAGTTGTCCATCGAGGTGGTAGGTGTATGTGGTCGTGCCGGTTTCTGGGTGGACCTCGGTTCGCAGCAAGCCCTCGTAGGTGTCGCCTTCCGGGAAGTAGGTGTAGCGTCGGGTGAAATCGCCCTGTGTCAACGAGTCCATCCGCCCGGCCTTGTCGCGGCCGATGAGTGTCTGGGACAAGGGGCGCACGATTTTGGTGGTCCAGCCGCTGCCAGGGTGGCCGTACGCGTCAGTCAGCGTTTTTGTCGATTTGCCGAGCGGGTCGATAACGGTCACCGCCAGTTGGTTGGACTCCGCGTGGTAGAGGTACTGGGTGCGGTCGGTGCCCCCCGTTTGCGACGTCCGGTCGACGAAGGTGTGACGACCAAACCCGTCATACTGATACTGCTCGCTCACCGCAGAGAGACTGCCCGAGGTGCCAGACTGCTGGCTCAGGGTGTGCTGAGTGGCACGGCCTTCGCCGTCATAGGACCAGGTGTTGGTGATCGAGGTGCTGCCGCCTGCGGCTGGAAAGGCCACGGTTTCCCGGGTCGGCTGCAAGAGGCTGTTGTACACGGTTGTCGTCGTGTTGCTGCCGCGGGTGTCGGTTCTGGAAACAGCCTTGTTGGCGCCGTCGATAACCCACACGGTGTTGGTGATCGCACGACCGGATTGGGGCGAGGTGACCTTATTGACTCGCTTGCGGTTGTCGTATTCATACCGCCAGCGAGCAGACGTGTTACCCCATACACTTTCGTATTGCAGCGTGCCGTCGTCGTTTACCGAACGCGTCTTGACAGCGCCGTTTCGGTTGGTTTCCCTGGTGGGGACGCCGCGAACGTAGTTCTCCAGAAAGGTGGACTTTCCGTCTGGGTCGACGATTTGGTACGGGTTGCCGTAGGGGTCGTATGTTGTGGTCGTCGTCCTGCCGCCTTGCGATACCTCGTGAACCCTGCCATGCGAGCTGTGGAAGGAGCGTGTTGTACCGCCAAAGCCGTCGAGGGTTTTGGATGACCAACGGCCGATAAACCAGATCGGCGAACCTATGCCGGTATTGTCATATTCGATTGAAAGTGTTCGGGTCCCACTCCGTGGGGACGTCTCTCGAATGCGGCCTGGGTTGCCGTAGCTGTCGTGTTCATCCAGGTAGCGGTTGAATGCGAGAGATGTGCCCGATTCGATCCGTGTCGTTCTGACCTGGGTTACGCCACTTGGGATGGATTCCCGGTAGCCACCGCGCGCGATGTCGACGCCTTGTCTGAACGCGGTGCCATGGGCGCCAACTTCAGACCAAGTGTAGTCAGTCACCTCTCTGTTCCCGGCCGCGGAGGCTGTGGACCACCGCACTACTCGTTTGGTCTTGCCCCGCTTGACGGCCGCAGCACGTGCGGCAGCGGCGGTGTAGCCACTGTGGTTTCGGTAGCCCTCTGGGAAGTGCGACCGGTAGGTTGTGATCTCAGTCCTTGAACTGGGTGACGTGATGGTGCGGGTCACGGTGTTGTTGGTGTCATTGGCACTGCGCGCGAAATGCCACGTTCCTGAGTGGTTGAGCGAAGCTGTCACTGTTCGGCTGTTGTGATACCGATAGACGCCGTTACTGTAGGCCGGGTCGGAGCTAAGGAGGTTTCCGAGGTAGTCGGAGCCCGGTGCTGTGGTGTTGGTGTAGTCGATTGTCAAGCCTGTCGGAGAGCGGTAGCGGCTTAACATGCCGTTTTGCGCCGTGGTGTATTGCCAATACGTACCGTCAACGTTGGTGAATTTTGACGTCGTGGGGGTGTAGTCAACAAGGACACGCCTCGGGTTGGTGTTGGCTATTTCTCTGTAGCGCCACAACACGCCGTTGAACGTGCCATAGTCGAAACCGACAGCTCTGCCGTCGCTCGCGGTGATGCTCGCGAGGTGAATTCGGTCGAGCGAGTCGTTGTAGGTGACCTGTTGCCAGTTGTAAGCGATCCAGTTTCCATGTGTGTCGGTTACCTTCGTCGCCCGGCCGTAGAAATAACTCGTGGGGCCAATGCCGTGTCCAAACTCGTATGTCAGTCCATTGGGTGATTTGACTTTTATCCTGCCGCTGTCGCAGGCGGCGTACCAGTTGTCGGTGCTGCCGAGCACTGCGTCGTTTGGGAACAAATTGACCGAGCCGCCCAGCGGAAAGAAATGGATTTTCTTCCCGTACACGTCGAAGACGGGGTAGCGGTCTCCCGGCACGTTGTCCAAGGGGTTGGCCACGTAGTCCTTGCCCGAGCCTTGGTCGCAAAAGTTTTTGGTGGTGCCGGGAGCGACAAACCGGGGCGTGAGGATGTCGCGGTGGTCGCGTACCACCACAAGGTCGGGCCCGTTGCCGGGGATGCGCATGTCCACGTGGTTGATGGTGAACACGCCCTTTAGCGGGTCGTAGTGTTCGCCCTCGAGCCATTCGCCGCCGGGCTTGTCGATCAGGGCGTCGACTTCGCCCACGGTGAGGTCCGAGGCGGTTGCGGCGTTGAAGCCGGTCAGGAGGAGTGCGGCAAGCGCCGGGGCGCAGCACAGACGGCGAGACACGGACTGAACAGTCATAGGTTGTGGTCCTTCACATTCGACTGCCAGTGTTGCTTTCTGGTGCTACGCGTCAACCACCGTTCGTGTTAATTCGTTTGTCTCTGATCAATTTGAGTCAGCTCGGTGCAGTCCATTTGTTTCATCTGCGTAACAGCGCGACGGGTTACGTCGGGCCAGCGCGCCTGTGTGTTGCACCAAGGGATCATCAGAGACGCACACATTTGCGTGGTTTCGTGCGTGTGGTTTTGTCGCCTCACTCTGCCTGCAAGTGCAGTGGATTGCCCTGCGTCACGCGGTGTTGTTGCGCAGAGGTCTGCCGGTCGGGAGCGGGCTCGCCCCCGCCAGCGCGACACGTCAACCGATAAGGCGCCTTTACCGAATCGCTTAAATGAGTTTGTGCATCGTGGCCAGATCGAGCTCGCCGAGTGTGCCGATCACGTTGCGCCTGAGCTTGCGCATGCCACCGATCCAGCGGTCGGGGTCGTGGGCCTTGGCCTGCATGAAGCCCGCGACATCCGGGTGGGTCAGCACCATGAAGCGCCGTTCGGCGATGGCGGTGCTGATGTGATCGGCGACGGCCTCGGGGCTGAGCAGGTTGGCGCCGGCGTCGGCGGGCGGGCCGTCGTCGTAGCCGAGCAACGGGGTCGCGACGTACTGCGGGCACACAACCGAGACACCGATGCCCTGGTCGCCGTGCGAGATCGCGAGCGATTCGGCGAAGCCGACTGCAGCGTGTTTGGTGGTGGAGTAGGCGGCGTCGCCGATCTGGCTGAGCACGCCCGCGGCGGAGGCGATGTTGACAAAGTAGCCGTCGCCACGCGCCAGCATTGCGGGCAGCAGCGCGCGCGCGGCCCAGACGTGGGCCATGACGTGCACACGCCACAGCGTGTCCCAGGTGGCGTTGCTCGCCGACGCCGCGTGCTCGCCCTCGCCAACCGCCAGCCCCGCGTTGGAGCAGAAACAGTCGATCGGGCCATTGACGGCTTCGGCGTCGGCGATGAATTGCCGCAGTTGGGTTTCGTCGCCGACGTCGCAGACGAAGCCCTGCCCGTCGAGCTCGGCGGCGACGCGTTGCGCGGCAGCGTGGTCGCGGTCGGCGAGGCTGACGCGGGCGCCGTCGGCGGCGAGGCGCCGCGCCAGGGCGGCGCCGATGCCGTTGCCGCCGCCGGTCAGCGCGACGTGTTTTCCGGTGATGTGCATCTCAGCGGTCTCGAAAGAGGAGACTGCAGCAGCTGACGGCGCCCTCGGCCTTGGCCAGTTCGTCGAGCGCCACGGTGACGACAGGGTAGCCCGCCTCGCGCAGCCGGTCGTGGGTGTGTTCGAAGGCCGCAGCGGCGAGCAATGTGTCGCCGACGCGCACGACGTTGGCGCCGTCGGATTCGCCCGGCGCGACTTCGATCACGCGCCGGTGGGCGAAGGCGCCGGGGTCGACGCGCTGCGGACAGAGGAGCACGGTCTCGTCGTCCAGTGCCGTCACCGCGGACTTGAGGTGCAGGCAGCCGTGCACGGCTTGCGCTTTGACGGTGTAGCCGTGCGGCCCGATCGCGGCCTGCAATTGGGTCAGTGCGTCCGGGTTGCTGCGGGTGGTCTGACCGACCCAAACGGTGCGGCCCTGCACCATGACATCGCCGCCGTCGAGCGTCGCGGGCGCGTCCAGCGTGAGCAGCGTGCGGTGCGGCGCGAGCGCCGCGGCGATGCTCGCGGTTTCCGGGCGGCGCGAGGCGGCGCCGGGGCGGGTGATCACCGCGAGTTCGTCAAAGACGATCGCGGTGTCCTCGACAAACACGGCATCCGGCAGGGTGTCTTCGGCCGGCAGCGAATCGACCGTGACGCCGAGTGCGCGCAGGGCGTCTTCGGTGGCGGCGTGCTGTCGGCGGGCGCGCTCGAGGTCGATCGGCGCGCGCGCAAGGTGGGTGAGTTCGCAGTCGGCAAAGCGGGCGCTGACCCCGCGGGTGATGGCACGCAGGCCGTTCATGCGCCGGAAAACGCCGGCGCACGCTTTTCGTTGAACGCGGCGACCCCCTCGCGGCGGTCCCGCGTGGTCACGCAGCGGTTGTACGCTTCGATCTCGAAGGCCAGGGCGTCCTGCAGCGACAGGCTCTCGCCCCGGTGGATCGCCAGCTTGGCCTGCACGACGGCCACGGGGGCGTTGGCGGCGATCTGTTCGGCAACGGCGAGGCTTGCGGTCAACAGGTCCTCCTGCGGGTAGACGGCGTTGACCAGGCCCCAGGTCAGCGCATCCGCCGCGCCGAACACCCGGCCGCTCAGTATCAGCTCCTTGGCGCGCCGGCTGCCGACCGCGCGTGCGAGGTTCTGCGTGCCGCCCGCGCCCGGGATGATGCCGAGCGTGACTTCCGTTTGCGCGAACCGCGCGTGCTCGGCGGCGTAGACGAAGTCGAAACACGCGAGCAACTCGCAGCCACCGCCGTAGGCCGCGCCGTTGACCGCGCCGATCACCGGCGTCGGCAGAGCCAGCACCGCCCGCACCATGCGCTCGTACACCCGGTGCTGGGCGAACCAGTCGGCGTCGCTCATGCCGT
It encodes:
- a CDS encoding enoyl-CoA hydratase-related protein; this encodes MPEATPYTTLLLSHPAPHVLLVTLNRPDAANAFNTQMATDLYTLFEALALDAGDTRCVVVTGSGERAFCAGGDLKERHGMSDADWFAQHRVYERMVRAVLALPTPVIGAVNGAAYGGGCELLACFDFVYAAEHARFAQTEVTLGIIPGAGGTQNLARAVGSRRAKELILSGRVFGAADALTWGLVNAVYPQEDLLTASLAVAEQIAANAPVAVVQAKLAIHRGESLSLQDALAFEIEAYNRCVTTRDRREGVAAFNEKRAPAFSGA
- a CDS encoding arginine deiminase-related protein → MNGLRAITRGVSARFADCELTHLARAPIDLERARRQHAATEDALRALGVTVDSLPAEDTLPDAVFVEDTAIVFDELAVITRPGAASRRPETASIAAALAPHRTLLTLDAPATLDGGDVMVQGRTVWVGQTTRSNPDALTQLQAAIGPHGYTVKAQAVHGCLHLKSAVTALDDETVLLCPQRVDPGAFAHRRVIEVAPGESDGANVVRVGDTLLAAAAFEHTHDRLREAGYPVVTVALDELAKAEGAVSCCSLLFRDR
- a CDS encoding SDR family NAD(P)-dependent oxidoreductase — protein: MHITGKHVALTGGGNGIGAALARRLAADGARVSLADRDHAAAQRVAAELDGQGFVCDVGDETQLRQFIADAEAVNGPIDCFCSNAGLAVGEGEHAASASNATWDTLWRVHVMAHVWAARALLPAMLARGDGYFVNIASAAGVLSQIGDAAYSTTKHAAVGFAESLAISHGDQGIGVSVVCPQYVATPLLGYDDGPPADAGANLLSPEAVADHISTAIAERRFMVLTHPDVAGFMQAKAHDPDRWIGGMRKLRRNVIGTLGELDLATMHKLI